In Theileria equi strain WA chromosome 3, complete sequence, the genomic window CTGCTGGAGTACGACTGCACTTACGCATCCAAATACAATTACGTAACCTATACTCACATTTCGCCCACAGGATTTGCGACTGTTCGGAACGGTGAAGTCACGATATTTTCTCCCGATGATAACGTAAAGAATATTCACATATACTGGTATTCCATTGCAGGAAATTCTACTCCTCTGCTCTTTTACTACATGTCACAAGAGTCCAACAGCTGGTTCGTAAGATACCATGGAGATCTCTTTTGGACATATTTTGACCATCCAAGACTCTCTTCAAGAGAATTCCCAGGAAAGATAGCCAAGGCACTCGAGAATCACTCCATTCCAAAAGTAGAAATTAGAGCATCACTATACGGAGCGTATTCTCCTACAGGAACGGCGCTGGAATTTGACGTTGGCGAGAGCCAAGTTCCAGGATCGGAGTACTATCGGTTTAAACACACCATGAGCCCAGAAGGGACGTTTAAGGTAAAGCAGGTTGTCCACAAGGGTGAGAAACTAGAGGACATAAAGTCCTTTGATCCTCTACTCAGCGTCTCTGCATACTACTACGGAAATGATCCCATGGATATCTCCAACCTTTTAATGGTTGAACTAGAAAAGCAGAGTGACAAAGAAAAGAAGTACGTCTATTTTAGCAAGCCAGTTCTTGCGGCATGTGATTGGAGGAAGGACGAAAGGTCCACTTTTCTCAGTGCGGAACAGCTAAAGGAGAAGCTTGACAAAGTCAGAGCCATACGCATTTCCGATTTAAACAACAGGGGAGTGGAATCTAGTGGTGgccattcttcttcacttCACATTGGAGCCATAATTGGGGGAGTTGTTGGAGCCCTGGT contains:
- a CDS encoding hypothetical protein (encoded by transcript BEWA_002020A): MTEGVTINIGYQPATSAKGRNYSYGPVEVIEIDDQEEVKGYKKCVHRTRDHAKIKTINNKWKRLEGFEDELDKHDLIVVYFWKRDSEHSRPLMIKLGESYYVTVNAVDWTKEDLHPAILQNSLDKENCRWNKLHVADIGHNPRANTSYNCPACNGSIKTLLEYDCTYASKYNYVTYTHISPTGFATVRNGEVTIFSPDDNVKNIHIYWYSIAGNSTPLLFYYMSQESNSWFVRYHGDLFWTYFDHPRLSSREFPGKIAKALENHSIPKVEIRASLYGAYSPTGTALEFDVGESQVPGSEYYRFKHTMSPEGTFKVKQVVHKGEKLEDIKSFDPLLSVSAYYYGNDPMDISNLLMVELEKQSDKEKKYVYFSKPVLAACDWRKDERSTFLSAEQLKEKLDKVRAIRISDLNNRGVESSGGHSSSLHIGAIIGGVVGALVALLVLGFIIRKVMAMLRYL